A single region of the Arthrobacter sp. zg-Y20 genome encodes:
- a CDS encoding cold shock domain-containing protein, which produces MPIGKVKWFDTGKGFGFLATDDGQEVFLHASALPAGVSEVKPGTRMEFGVADGRRGPQALSARILEAPPSVAKATRKDAEDMAVITEDLIKLLDGISNGLRRGRYPEKKHATKVAAVLRAVADDLDI; this is translated from the coding sequence GTGCCTATCGGCAAGGTCAAGTGGTTCGACACCGGCAAGGGTTTTGGTTTTCTGGCCACGGACGATGGACAGGAAGTCTTCCTCCATGCCTCGGCCCTGCCGGCCGGCGTCAGCGAGGTTAAGCCCGGTACGCGCATGGAGTTCGGTGTAGCCGACGGCCGGCGCGGACCGCAGGCCCTCTCCGCCCGCATCTTGGAGGCACCGCCGTCGGTTGCCAAGGCCACGCGCAAGGACGCCGAAGACATGGCCGTTATAACGGAAGACCTGATCAAACTGCTCGATGGCATTTCCAACGGACTGCGCCGCGGCCGCTACCCGGAAAAGAAGCATGCCACCAAGGTGGCCGCTGTGCTGCGTGCCGTTGCCGATGACTTGGATATATAA